In a single window of the Ardenticatenales bacterium genome:
- a CDS encoding S8 family serine peptidase has protein sequence MMRARSLLLATLLTLSLAFFTVTLTGATSPARPSAPLPLNASSLVMPGEIVVKVNPDAAEAWLENAATSDLGLLLRQYAVTAIVPAFSHLTNSPLAQQYGLDRIFTLHVSTTTDVWRMAADFNESPFVEYAEPVYLAQAMNLSPDLDPNDPLYPGDYAIQQVHLPQAWDLVTGSPNLRIAHLDTGVDYTHPDMAANVNTDLDYDFVDMDNDANDGDGHGTGTASVAAAVTNNAIGMAGTCWNCQLIPIRVGADSIIPGIPPVIHFGSLEVAQGIQYAATLNAHVITMSLGGQCASVWTDAVNFAYDSGSTLVAAAGNIVPFVVYPAKYERVIAVSATNETGLFDSFSSFGPEVDLAAPGINIRSVARGGGYDTGSGTSYATPRVAGTAALMLVRNPSLTNAQIRQILRNTAVDIEDPGFDDLTGYGLLNSAEAVLQATNPPGDVYNPPTATCGCVLTQILGGTPANDGLLNTLRRFRDEILQSSPYGQRLTHLYYRHSAQVAGLMFRDPRLAGQLFDLLRTGQPLITSLLNSSGQAKLSDDFIVKVDTFVHALAQRANPELRQALLQTWDDLDLRSFAGKSAHDLRFAVNQLP, from the coding sequence ATGATGCGCGCGCGTTCATTGCTGTTGGCGACTCTTCTCACGTTGTCCCTTGCTTTCTTCACCGTCACCTTGACGGGAGCCACTTCCCCCGCCAGGCCCTCTGCTCCCCTGCCCCTCAATGCCTCGTCCCTCGTCATGCCGGGAGAAATCGTGGTGAAGGTCAACCCGGACGCGGCGGAGGCCTGGCTAGAGAATGCGGCAACGAGTGATCTGGGGCTACTCCTCCGCCAATATGCGGTTACGGCTATCGTGCCGGCATTTTCCCACCTCACCAACTCCCCCCTGGCCCAACAGTACGGCCTCGACCGCATCTTCACCCTGCACGTATCCACCACCACCGACGTCTGGCGCATGGCCGCCGACTTCAACGAAAGCCCCTTCGTCGAATACGCCGAACCCGTCTACCTGGCGCAAGCCATGAACCTCTCCCCCGATCTCGATCCGAACGACCCCCTCTATCCCGGTGACTATGCCATACAGCAAGTCCACCTGCCGCAAGCGTGGGACCTGGTCACCGGCAGCCCCAACCTGCGCATCGCCCACCTGGACACCGGCGTGGACTACACCCACCCGGACATGGCCGCCAACGTCAACACGGACCTGGACTACGATTTTGTGGACATGGACAACGACGCCAACGACGGCGACGGACACGGCACGGGCACGGCCAGTGTCGCCGCCGCCGTCACCAACAACGCCATCGGCATGGCCGGCACATGCTGGAACTGCCAACTGATCCCCATCCGCGTCGGCGCGGACAGCATCATCCCCGGCATCCCTCCCGTCATCCACTTTGGCTCCCTGGAAGTCGCCCAAGGCATCCAGTACGCGGCTACCTTAAACGCCCACGTGATCACCATGAGCCTGGGCGGACAATGCGCCAGTGTCTGGACGGACGCCGTGAATTTTGCCTATGATTCCGGGTCTACGCTGGTCGCCGCTGCCGGCAACATCGTTCCCTTTGTCGTCTACCCGGCCAAATACGAACGCGTCATTGCCGTTTCCGCCACGAATGAAACAGGGCTGTTCGACAGCTTCTCTTCCTTTGGTCCGGAAGTCGATCTCGCGGCTCCGGGCATCAATATCCGCAGCGTCGCTCGCGGCGGCGGCTACGATACAGGCAGCGGCACTTCCTACGCAACCCCGCGTGTTGCCGGCACGGCCGCCCTCATGCTTGTGCGCAACCCCAGCCTCACCAATGCCCAAATTCGCCAGATTCTACGCAATACAGCCGTAGACATCGAAGACCCAGGGTTTGATGATCTGACCGGCTACGGTCTATTAAACAGCGCCGAAGCCGTGCTGCAAGCCACCAACCCGCCCGGCGACGTTTACAATCCCCCCACCGCCACTTGCGGCTGCGTCCTCACGCAAATTCTGGGCGGCACACCCGCCAACGACGGGCTGTTAAACACCCTGCGCCGCTTCCGCGACGAAATCCTGCAAAGCAGCCCCTACGGCCAGCGCCTGACACACCTCTACTACCGACACTCCGCTCAGGTTGCCGGATTGATGTTCCGCGACCCGCGCCTGGCCGGGCAACTTTTTGACCTGCTGCGGACCGGCCAACCCTTGATAACGTCTTTGCTAAATAGCAGCGGACAGGCTAAACTCTCCGATGATTTTATTGTGAAAGTTGACACTTTTGTCCATGCTCTGGCACAACGCGCCAACCCGGAACTGCGCCAGGCGCTGTTGCAAACGTGGGACGATCTGGATTTACGGTCTTTTGCCGGCAAATCAGCCCACGATCTGCGGTTCGCTGTAAACCAACTACCCTAG
- a CDS encoding ribokinase produces the protein MPAEFDYLVLGHIARDITPTGFAVGGTVAYAGLTAVALGHRAAAVTSSGPDLDTSLALPGMCVYDVPADKSTVFENVYTPQGRVQRIHSVAGRIGRASVPASWRDTPIVHLGPLAHELDPDLARFFSDSLVVMTVQGWLRSWDNAGNVFPDTWEEAQAILPLADVVILSEEDLLQPAMLAHYRAWSSMLVLTRGERGCTVFWQDEMRDFPAPAVEVDSLTGAGDVFAAAFSLRLWQARRETPETAPWAAARYAVQVASCSVTQPDLDAKTRLIATMAATFAC, from the coding sequence ATGCCGGCAGAATTTGATTATCTTGTTCTGGGGCACATTGCCCGTGACATAACGCCCACCGGATTTGCCGTTGGCGGGACGGTGGCGTATGCTGGATTGACGGCTGTTGCCCTCGGACATCGGGCCGCCGCGGTCACCAGCAGCGGCCCAGACCTGGATACGTCCCTGGCGCTGCCGGGCATGTGCGTGTACGATGTGCCTGCCGACAAGAGCACGGTTTTTGAGAATGTGTACACGCCGCAAGGACGGGTACAGCGGATTCATAGTGTGGCGGGGCGTATTGGGCGGGCATCTGTGCCGGCATCCTGGCGGGATACGCCCATTGTACACCTGGGACCGCTGGCACATGAACTGGACCCGGACCTGGCACGTTTTTTTTCCGACAGCCTCGTGGTCATGACGGTGCAGGGGTGGTTGCGGTCCTGGGATAATGCCGGCAATGTCTTTCCCGACACCTGGGAGGAAGCGCAAGCTATTCTCCCCCTGGCGGACGTCGTCATTCTCAGTGAAGAAGACCTGCTCCAGCCCGCGATGCTGGCTCACTATCGGGCATGGTCCTCCATGCTCGTCCTGACGCGCGGCGAACGAGGCTGCACCGTCTTCTGGCAAGACGAGATGCGCGATTTTCCCGCTCCCGCCGTCGAGGTAGACTCTCTAACGGGCGCGGGCGACGTTTTTGCCGCTGCCTTCTCTCTGCGTCTGTGGCAGGCCCGCCGCGAAACCCCGGAGACCGCACCCTGGGCGGCAGCCCGTTACGCGGTGCAGGTGGCTTCTTGCTCCGTCACGCAGCCTGACCTGGATGCCAAGACGCGCCTGATTGCCACGATGGCGGCGACCTTTGCCTGCTGA